The nucleotide sequence CGCATGCCGTCCGTGGCGCGCCGCCTGCTGATCGCGGGCCGGGGCGGGCTCAATCTTACCCACAGCGAGGCGCTGCCGGACTTCCTCGCCCGCTACCACCCGGCCGGCAGCCTGGAGCCCGCCATCCGGGCCTTCCCGCCCGAGGCGCTGCGCGCCTGGTGCGAGGGGCTCGGGCAGCCGACCTTCGTCGGGTCGAGCGGGCGCGTCTTCCCGCGCGCCTTCAAGGCCTCGCCGCTGCTGCGGGCCTGGCTCGGGCGGCTCGACGGGCTCGGTGTCCGCATCCGCACCCGGCACAGGCTTGCGGCGATCGACGGCCGGACGCTCGTCCTCGACGCGCCGGACGGTCCGCTTCGCCACGCGCCCAGGGCAGCGCTCCTGGCGCTCGGCGGCGCGAGCTGGCCGCGGCTCGGCTCGGACGGCTCCTGGGTCGGGCTCGTCGAAGGGCTCGGCGTCCCGGTCGCGCCGCTGCGGCCGGCCAATGTCGGCTTCCGGGTGGCGTGGTCCGAGGTGTTCCGGGCGCGCTTCGCGGGCGAGCCGGTGAAGCGCGTGGCACTCAGCGCCGGCGGGCGGCAGGTGCGCGGCGAGATGGTGGTGACGCGCACCGGCCTCGAAGGCGGCGCGGTCTACGCGCTCGGGCGCGTCCTGCGGGAGGCGGCGGAGGCGGAAGGGTCGGCCGTCCTGACCCTCGACCTGCGGCCGGACCTCCCGGAGGCGGATCTGGCAACGCGCCTCGCGCGAGCCCGGCCCGGCGAATCCACGGCGAGCCGCCTGCGCAAGGCGGCCGGGCTCGCGCCCGTCGCGGCGGGGCTGCTGCGCGAGTCTCTCGGCGGCCCGCTGCCCGCCGAGCCGCGCGCCCTCGCCGCCCGGATCAAGGCCGCGCGCCTCACCCTCGACGGGCCGGAGGCGATCGCGCGCGCGATCTCGACCGCGGGCGGCCTGCGGGGCGTCGACGCGCGCTTCATGCTGCCGGAGCGGCCCGGCCTGTTCGCGGCGGGCGAGATGCTCGATTGGGAGGCGCCTACCGGCGGCTACCTGCTGCAGGGCGCCTTCGCCTCCGGCCGGGCGGCGGCGGCTGGCATGCTCGCATGGCTCCGGGACCTTCCGGCGGAGCGAGGAGACGCGGCATGATCCCTTGGGTCCACATCGACACGGGCACGATCCCGAACGGCGGCGGCACCCTGCGGCTGATGCGGCGGGGGCAAGAATTCTCGATCCAGCTCGGCCAGAACGAGCTGATGAACAGCCGCCTCAGCGGCTCCGAGGTGGCGCTGGCCGAACTTGCCTGCGGCCGGATCGCCGCGCGCTCGGGTGCACGCGTCCTGATCGGCGGGCTCGGCATGGGCTTCACCCTGCGGGCCGCGCTCCAGACGCTCCCGGAGCGGGCCCTGGTGGAGGTGGCCGAACTCGTGCCCTCCGTCGCAGCCTGGGCGCGGGGGCCCCTCGCCGAGGTGTTCGGCGGCATCCTCGACGACCCCCGGGTGCGGCTCCTCCAGACGGATGTGGCTGCCCCGATCGGCGCCGCGCGGGCGGTCTACGACGCGATCCTGCTCGACGTGGACAACGGGCCGGACGGCCT is from Methylobacterium radiodurans and encodes:
- a CDS encoding TIGR03862 family flavoprotein, whose amino-acid sequence is MPLETQNQDLAVVGGGPAGLAAAERLAEAGHTVTVYERMPSVARRLLIAGRGGLNLTHSEALPDFLARYHPAGSLEPAIRAFPPEALRAWCEGLGQPTFVGSSGRVFPRAFKASPLLRAWLGRLDGLGVRIRTRHRLAAIDGRTLVLDAPDGPLRHAPRAALLALGGASWPRLGSDGSWVGLVEGLGVPVAPLRPANVGFRVAWSEVFRARFAGEPVKRVALSAGGRQVRGEMVVTRTGLEGGAVYALGRVLREAAEAEGSAVLTLDLRPDLPEADLATRLARARPGESTASRLRKAAGLAPVAAGLLRESLGGPLPAEPRALAARIKAARLTLDGPEAIARAISTAGGLRGVDARFMLPERPGLFAAGEMLDWEAPTGGYLLQGAFASGRAAAAGMLAWLRDLPAERGDAA
- a CDS encoding spermidine synthase, producing MIPWVHIDTGTIPNGGGTLRLMRRGQEFSIQLGQNELMNSRLSGSEVALAELACGRIAARSGARVLIGGLGMGFTLRAALQTLPERALVEVAELVPSVAAWARGPLAEVFGGILDDPRVRLLQTDVAAPIGAARAVYDAILLDVDNGPDGLTHPGNDRLYDHGGLGLARRALRPGGVLAVWSAHPDAAFTRRLRDAGFTVEEVPVRANGRRGGARHRIWLAARPDGAR